Part of the Halodesulfurarchaeum formicicum genome is shown below.
AGTAGCGGGGTTTTTGGCGGCGCGTGAACTAGGCCACTCGATGACCGACTGCGATGAGATCCCGGCCGATCACCCCCGGCACGACTCGCTCGTGACCCGCCACCGGATCGAGGCGGGCGTGGACGCCGGTATCACCAGTCGACAGGGACTCATCGCCCAGGGACGCGGCGAGGCCTTCGATTACCTGCTCGGCGAGGAGACGATCCCGAGTGCCGACCGGGCCGCTCGCGCGGCGGCAGCGACCCTGCTGGCCGCCGAGCACCCGGTGTTGAGCGTCAACGGGAACGTCGCCGCGCTCGTTCCCGAGGCGATGGTGCAACTGGCCGAAACAGTGGACGCCGACCTCGAAGTCAACCTCTTCAACCGGACCGAAAAGCGAATGGCGGCGATCGAGTCCCACTTAGAAGACCACGGGGCGAGGGAGGTCAAGGGCCGAAACGCCGACGCCCGCATCCCGGGCCTCTCCCACGAGCGGGCGAAAGTCGACGCCGACGGCATCAAAGCGGCTGACGTAGTGCTCGTTCCGCTGGAGGACGGCGATCGCGCCCAGGCGCTGTCCGAGATGGGCAAGACCGAGATCGTGATCGATCTGAATCCGCTCTCCCGCTCGGCCCAGGTCGCGGCCATCCCGATCATCGACAACATTCTCAGAGCGGTCCCGCGGATCACCGACCACGCGAGGGACCTCGCAAAAGCGGGCCCGGAAGCGATCGAACAGGCTCGAACGGACTTCGACGCCGCTGAGGCACTCGACGCCGCAGAAGCGCGGATTCGCGACGGCCTTTGATCGATCAGGATTCGGTCAGTTCGGTCGCGACCCGCCGAACCGTGCGTGCAAGGCCGTCCGCAGCCGGGCCGAGCAGATAGACGATCGGCTCGATGCCGACCGCGCCCTGATGGTAGAGCACCGTGGCCTCCGGGTGGGCGTCGATGGCTGTAGTCACGGCCGATTCGAGATCGGCCGCCCCGATGTCGAGTTCGACGCTCTGGTGGCCCGCATCTTCGAGCGCCGCGAGCGTGGCGTCGCTGTAGGCGAGGTTCAGGCCGGCTCTGGCCGAACTCCCCGCCTCACGCGCGCTGATCAGAACCCCACCGACGTACTCGCTGACGCCAAAGTCGGGGTCCGCGGGGACGTCCACCCGACCCCCCACGTCCCGAATCCGGCCCGGAATGCCGATCACGTCCTCGCGGCTCGCGGCCCCCGGCAGACACTCGACCAGGTTCGAGCCGACGTGTGGCACGAGGGTGGCAACGCCCGGCGTCTGTGAGAGGACACGCAATCCCCGACGAACCGAGGAGCGGGCGCGCTCACGTTCGATAGCTGCCTGATCGGGGCCCGGCTCGCTGAAGTCATAGGACAGGTCCTGCAGTTCCGGGACCGCCGCCTCGTGGAGGTCGGCGACGATGTCGCCCGGGCCGGAGAGCCGACGGAGCAGGGCCTCGATCTCGACGAGCGCGTGAACCGGCCGCATGTCACCAGTCGCGAGCCCCGTAGCTAGCTCGGAGACGAGTGCCTGAACGCGCTCGTCCTGTGCGACTGTGTCCCTGGTCTCGACCTGTCCCTGGGCGTACTTCGAGACGGCGCTCTGGCTCAGGCCCAGTTTGGCCGCGACGGCCTGCTGGGTGAGTCCCCGCTCGCGCAACTCCGTGGCGAGCAGGACCCTGATCGTGGGCAGTACCTCCTCGACAACGATCTCCGCGCGGAACTTCACTCCTGGGTCCCCTCGAATTCGGCGTCCGAGCCGATCCGCGAGGCGGCCGGCCCGGACTGGTCCTGGTACTTCGAGCCGCGCTCCGAGCCGTATGGCTCACGGGCCGGGCTAGTGAGTTCGGTGAACACTAGCTGTGCGATCCGCATCCCGGGGGAGAGCGCGACCGGCGCGGTCCCGAGATTCGACAGTTCGAGCGTGATTCGGCCGCGAAACCCCGGATCGACGAACCCTGCAGTGGCATGTGTTATCACGGCAAGCCGTCCCAGCGAGGATCGGCCCTCGACCTGCGCGACGAGATCCGAGGGGATCTCGACGCGCTCTTTGGTGGTCGCGAGCACGAAGTCCCCGGGGTGGAGGATGAACTCCTCGCCCTCGGCGACGTTGGTCTCCGAGACGTAGTCACTCACCTGGTTCTCCCGCTGGGGGTGGATGCTCGGGATGTTGGTCCGCTGGAACTCCAGAAACTCCTCGCCCAGTCGCACGTCCACGCTCGCGGGCTGAATCTGCAGCGCCGGGTCATCGAGTGGCTCGATGACCAGAGTCCCCGATTCGAGTCGATCGAGGATGTCGCCGTCCGAGAGGATCATGCCGGAGTTCGGGAGCCAAAGTGCCTTAAGCAATCCGACGTCGACTGCGGAGGGTCACGCCTAAGAGGGTCCGCCCAGTCAGTCGGGGCATGAAACAGGCCATCGTCGTCCGGTCGGACCTCGATATGGGCACCGGGAAACTCGCGGCCCAGGTCGCCCACGCCGCGCTTTCGGGCTACGAGGACGCCCCCGCCGACGCGCAAAAAGAGTGGAAGAACCAGGGCCAGCGCAAGGTCGTCCTGGAGATCACCGGCGAGCGGGCGCTCTTCGAGGTCCACGAGAACGCCAAAGCCGCCGGCCTCCCCACGGCGCTGATCCGGGACGCCGGGCGAACCCAGCTAGACCCCGACACCCCGACCACCGTGTCCGTCGGCCCCGCAGGCAACGACGCGGTCGACCGGATCACGGGCTCGCTCTCCCTGTTCTGAAAACCGAGCCTTTTGAGCGCGGGGGGCCAACTCCGGATGATGCGACCGGCCCACGAGGAAGAACGCCCCTACGGGATCGAGTGGTACGCGAGCGACAGCGACGGCGTCGGCGGCCGGCTCCGGGATCGACCCGCTGACTTCCGGGTTCGCGAGCGAGAGCGCTTCGATTTTCACCCCATCGAAACCGACACCGGCGATTACCCCTGGCTCGTCTGTCGGGTCACGCTGCGGAATACGGACACGAACGACTTCGCCAGAGAGCTCTCGAACCGGCTCTCGATGAGCCGCGAGCGAGTTCGCTGGGCCGGCACCAAGGACAAGCGGGCGATCTCGACCCAGCTGTTTACCCTCAAAGGCGTCGACCCGGCCGAAGTCCCTGCCATCGATGGGGCGGAGATCGAGATCCTCGGGCGGGCCGGTCGCGGGCTGGCCTTCGGTGACCTGCTGGGCAACGACTTTACGGTCGTGGTCCGGGACCCGGACGCCCCGAACCGGGCCGAGACGATCACGACCGAACTCGAATCGCGGTTCGGCGGCCGGCCCGGGGTCCCGAACTACTTCGGCCACCAGCGGTTTGGCAGCTATCGCTCGATCACTCACGAGGTCGGGCTCGCCGTCCTCCGGGGGGACTGGGAGGGCGCGGTGATGGCGTACCTGGGGAATCCGAGCCCGCACGAGCCAGCGAGCACCCGGGAGGCCAGGGAGTTCGTCGCCGAAACGCGGGACTGGGAAACGGCCCTGGATCGCTTTCCGAACCGTCTGCGCTACGAGCGGTCGATGCTTCACACGCTAGTCGACTCGCCGGCAGATTTCCAGGGGGCGCTTGGAACCTTCCCCGAGAACCTGCAGCGACTCTTCGTCAACGCCGCCCAGTCGGCCGTTTTCAACCGGATTCTGAGTCAGCGACTCGACGCCGGGCTCCCGTTCCACGAACCAGTCGCCGGCGACGTGGTCGCCTTCGCCGACACCGACGCGCCGGCGGACTTCCCGATTCCGGATATGGACCGTCTGCAGCGGGTGTCCGAGGGTCGGACCGAGGTGATGGCCCGTCATTGCAAGCGCGACCGGGCGTTCGTCACGGCCCCCCTCGTCGGGACCGAGACCGAGTTCGCCGCGGGCGAGCCGGGCGAAATCGAGCGGAAGGCGATGGCCGACCTGGGGCTGGAGCCGGCGGATTTCGAGCTCCCAGAGCCGTATCACTCCACCGGGACCAGACGGGCGATTTTGCTTCGCGTGGACCCGACGATCCAGCACGATCCGCTCACCTTCGAGTTCGGGCTCCCCAAGGGGAGTTACGCCACTGTCCTCCTCCGGGAGTACCTCAAGGTCTCGCCCCGGGCGCTCTGAGCTACCGGTCCCGGACGTCGATCGGGTCTTCGATATCGCCCATGATTGATTCGAGCAGGTCGGTCACGGTCACCATCCCGACGACCGCACCGTCCTCGAACACCAGCGCGAGTTCCTGGTGTTCGGCCTGGAACTGGTCGATCGCGTCGCTCACGTCGACGTCCGGCGAGAGTGTCATCGGCGGGGCCGCGATCGCCTCGAAGTCGATATCGTCGGCCGTGACGCTCCCGTCCTCGAACAGCGCCGGGACGTAGACGATCCCCCGGAAGTCGGTGAGCGAGTCACCGACGAGTGGATATCGCGTGTGGGGAGTGGCGGCGATGCGATCGAGGTTTCGGTCGGCGGTGTCCGTGGTCCGGAGCGCGACGATCCGATCGCGTGGGACCATCACCTCACGAACCGGCTGTTCGCCGACATCCAGTGCGTTCAACACCTCCTCGCGACGGTCCGCGGCGATGTCACTCTGGGCGAGGATCGAGTCCATCTCCGAACGAAGATCGGCCCGACTCTCGATCTCCCGGCCCTCCAACCAGGCCCCGGTCATCTCGATGCCGAAGAGCCGCAGGGTCAGTTTGGCGATGCCATCGCCCAGCGTGATGACCGGCGACATGAGCCAGTGGAACCAGTAGAGCGGAATCGCCCCGTACCGGGCGACAAAGCGCGAGCGCTCGACCCCCAGGTAGGTGGGTGTCTGCTCGCCGTGAGTCAGGTGAACCAGGTTGATGATGAGAAAGGCCAGAATGCCGCCGGAACCGACCGACGCCAACAGCGTGTTCCGGAAGAACGGCTCGAAGAGGGCCGCCAGCGCCGGTTCGGCCACGATCCCCACCGCGATACTCGACGCGGTAATCCCGACCTGACAGGTCGTAAGGTAGAGTTCGAGGTCCTGGGTCATCTCCCAGGCCCGTTCGAGTCCACGACTCCCTGTTCCCAGGAACTCCGCCTTCGAGAACTGTCTCGCGCGGGTCAGAGCGAACTCGATCGCGACGAAAAAGCCGTTCGCGAGGATGAGCGCGATCCCGGCCAGGATCCGCAGCGTGATCTCGACAGCCTCCATCGTCTCGACCGACGGGTGACACCACCTTGAAACGGACGGCAGCGACCCGGATCAGCAGTCCTTTACTCGGCCGGCAGGAACAGCCCCCATGGCGTGTCGCCGGTGTGGACGACCGCTCGACCGGCCCGGAGACTACTGTCTCTCCTGTGACACCGCAAACGCCGACGCCGTCGTCCTCGCCGTCGAACCCGACCGGGCCACCCTGACGATGCTCTACGAGGAGCGTGTGCTGGGGGTAACCGAGATCCCGACCACGCCGGAGACCGAATCCACGCTCTCGACCGTGCAAGTCCGGAACTTCGCGGGTCGGATCGCCGATGAGATCCGGCGCAAACGCCCCGATTCGGTGTACGTGACCGGCGACCGGACGGTCATCCAGGCGCTGCGGAAACAGATCCACTATCCCGTCTACCGGGTTCCCGAATCCGAACCGGTCGAAACAGTTCTGCAACGGCGTGGCGAGGCCGAACTGGACGTGATCGACGCCCCACCGCGGGAGAAGATCGGCGGGTCACACTCGACCGTTATCGGGGGTCGGGACGGCCAGCGGGCGATCGAGACGATCGCCGGCCACCCCAACGTGAAGAAGGTCGTCCCGGGCCCGATCGACGCGGGCGGGAGTGGCTCCCGGACGGGAACCCGGGCGAAGGTGAGCCGCTCGGACGAGAACGGCAACCTCAGGCTCGTACTGCGGGACGGCTCGAGCGTCCAGGAGAACCGGGTCGTGACCACGGCCCGGGATCGGGAGACCGGCGAGCGAGTGCGGGAGGATCTGAACGAGGCCCTCATCGATGCGGACCTGCGGGAATCCTGAGTCGGACACAACACGTTTTTAACCGCGCTTTGACTAACCGAGTCCATGAGCGAATCCGATCGACGTCGACGGACCGGCAGTGCGGGTCGTTTCGGTGCCCGCTACGGGCGGCTGGCCCGGCGACGCGTCGCCGAGATCGAGGCGGACATGCACGCGGACCACGTCTGCCCCGAGTGTGGTTCCCCGTCAGTCGACCGCCAGGGCAGTGGCATCTGGGAATGTGGCTCCTGTGGGTACACCTTCACCGGCGGCGCGTACCGCCCCGAGACACCGGGTGGACGGGCAGTCATTCGTTCGATCCGCACCGCACTGTCCGAAGACGACACGACCGAGGAAGCGACGGAGGAATAGATGTCCTACAAGTGCTCCCGCTGCAAGCGCGACGTGGAACTCGACGAGTACGGTGGCGTTCGCTGTCCCTACTGCGGTCATCGCGTGCTGCTGAAGGAGCGCAGCCGGGACATCAAGGAAGTCCAGGTCGAGTAGTGCACGAGACGACTGTCGAACTCTCCTATCGATCGAGTGATCGCGCGGCCACGATCGAGGCGGCCCTCCGCCCGGAAGTCGGGGCGATCGCCGGTGACCGAACCACTGTCAGTCTCGACCGAGCGGGGGCGGAGTTAGAACTGACAGTTCGAGCCAGCGACCCAGTCGCGCTTCGGGCCGGCCAGAACACCTGGCTTGGCCTGCTCGAAGTCGCGGAAACAGTTCAGACGATCAGGTAGGCGACGGTCGCTCCCCGAGTGTCACGTCGACGGTGAGCCGCTGGCCCCCGCGATAGACCGTGAGCGAAACCGTCTCGCCGGGGCGAGTGTGTAGCATGAGATACCGGCTGAGATCCTCCTGGCTGTGAACCGGCTGGCCGTCGATCGCCACGATCACGTCCGCGTCGCTTGGCACACCGCCGGCCGAGGTCCCAGTCCAGTTGCCGGCCTGGAGCACGCCATCGGCAGGCCCGTCGGCCGTGGTCTCGACGACCGCGATGCCGGTCGCCCGTTCGAGATCGTTTTCGGCCGCGACGCTGGGTGTCACGGGAACCGTCCGAATTCCCACGAACGAGTGGGTGATCGAGCCGTCCGCGATAAGCTCGGGCACGACCCGCTCCACGAGCCGCGCGGAGATGGCGAACCCGATGTTGTCACCCTCTTTGGCCCGGTTCACGCCGACGACAGTCCCGTCCATCGACACCAGCGGGCCGCCGCTGTTTCCGGGGTTGACTGGCGCGTCGGTCTGGACGGTGTCGGGGACCGAGAAGCCGCCGTTTACTCGCATCGAGCGGTTGACCCCGCTCACGATGCCGTGGGTGATCGTCCCCTGCAAGCCGAAGGGACTGCCAAAGGCGGCGACTGGCTGGCCGGGTCGGGGGACTGACTCCGCAAGCGGGAGTGGCTCCACTCCGTTGGGTACCGAATCGACGCGGACGACCGCCAGGTCCGTGTAGGGATCGGTGCCGACGACCGTTCCGGTGCGCCAGGCACCGTCCGAGAACTGGACGGTGAGGTCGGTGGCGCCCTGGACGACGTGGGCGTTCGTAACCACGTGGCGTCGATCGTAGAGGAATCCCGATCCCTGAGAGGTGCCGGCGTCGGTCTCGACGCGGAGTTTCGCCACCGAATCGGCGGTCTGCTCGTAGAGTTCGGTCAGGTTCCCATCGGTGGCCCCCGTCTCGGCGGGTGCCGGGGGGTCGACAGACGGGCCAGCATCGGCGCCGAACACCACGATACCGGCTCCGGCACCCAGGAGGGCCCCGAGAAACACCGCGATTACAAATGCAGAGAGGAGGGGTCGCATTGACGGGGGGTACTCGGGCCGTCCCTACAAGTGTGCCGACCGGCGGTCGGGGGCGATTCTCATGGGGAGGTACACAACAGGGGACTTTTCAGTCGGCCCCTCTTCCGGACGAGCATGCAGGGCAACCTTCCGCCGGAAGCACAGGAGAAAGTCGAAGAACTCGAAGACCTTCAGGAGACTGCCCAGAAGGTCTCGATGCAGAAACAGCAGGCCGAAACACAGCTCACCGAGACCGAGACGGCCCTCGAAGAACTCGAAAACATCGAGCCCGGCACGACGATGTACCGGGAGGTCGGCGAGCTGCTCGTCGAGACCGAGTACGACGAGGCCCAGACCGAACTCGAGGACAAGGCCGATACGCTCGAAGTTCGCGTACAGACCCTGGAGAAACAGGAGAACCGCGTGCGCGAGCAGTTCGAGGAACTCCAGCAGGAACTGCAGGAGCTCCTCTCCGGCGGTGCCGGCGGCATGGGTGGCGGCCCGCCGTCCCCCGACGGCGTCTGAATGGTCGATTCGGACACGGTCGTGGAGACGGCCAGCGAGGCCGCCCACGGGTACGTGTTCTCACGCCTCAAGAAGTCTGACGTCGAGGACATCGACGTCACCGTCTCCTTCGAAGACCAGGTCCTGGAAGTCGACGTCTCGATACTCGCACCCGAGGTCGAGGCCGACCTGGAACGGATTGCGGACGACGCGGCGCGGGCGGCTGGGAACGCAGTCGACGACCTCTTCGAGCAGTAGGCCCCCGCGGTTTTCAGGTGAGGAAGAAGATGAGCAGTGTCACGGCTGCCGTCGCGACGATGACCGCAGCCGCCAGGCCCCCACCCATCGAAATGACGGCGTTTGCCTGACTGGCCAGGCTCTCGGTCCGGTCGTTGCCGAAGACCGTGACACTCGCCATCTCCGTGGCCATCCCGGCCTCGACGGGTTCGCGGTCCTCGCGGGCGCGATCGACCAGTTCGACCACGCGGTCGATCAGCTGGTCCTGATCCAGCGCGCCGCCGACTTGATTCGAGGACCGAACCGTGTTCACGATGTGCGTGTCCGTCGTCATGACCTCCACGGCGTCGACGCCGTCGATCGCCGCGATGATGCGGTCCCGGAGCCCCGGTTCCATGTTGTTCCCGTCGATCAGCACGTAGGCGACCTGTTCGCCATCGACCGACAGGACGGCCACCCGGATCCCCAGCGGGCCGATCCCCTCCTCCGGCCGCCAGTTCGTGGGGTCCCAGGCCGTGCCGAGCTCCATCGGGCCGGTCGATTCCGCCTGGAGGGAGGCGGCCGTGTCGCTGACCGCCTGTATCAACTCGAAGGAGCGGCGACTCCCCGGCACGACGTGGCCCAGATCCTCGCCCTGCAGGCCGTTGTTGCTGTTGTGTGCGTCCGCGACGAGCACGTCGTCCATTCCCTCGACCCGGGCCTCGGCCCCCGCCGCGAGGCCAACGGCGTAGGCGATGTCGTCAGCGAAGCCGGGCGCGAAGGTGCTCACGAAGAGCGCGTCGTCCCCGAAGCGCTGGCCGAGAACCGAGGCCTCACCGACGTCCACCCGAACTGGACGAGTCCCGCTGTCGCCGTACTCGATCTGCTCGGCCGCCCGATCCGCCGCGTCGATCAGGGTCTCGACCTCGCGTTCGGTCACGAGGTTGAAGTCGTGCCCGGCGGTGGCGTGGGGCGGGAAAGCCAACCCCGTGGTCGATTCAGCCACCCGCTGGGGCAGGTTCCCACCCCCAATGTCTCCCATCGGGCCGGGGTGGATCATCGGGAGGACAAAGCGGGCCTTCTCCTCGCCGTCCGGCTGCCGGAAGGAGAGGACCGTCACGGGAACGACCGCCTCCTCACCGATCTCCTCGAAGAAGTCCTCGAGTTCGCGAGAGCCCTCCGCGATGTGGCCGATGAACCCACGGAGGAAGTCAAGCGAACTCACGTCGAGGCTGCGTCGCCACGGGCGATCCAGAATGCGCAGGAAGGCGTAGGCCACCCCCGTGTAGAGTGCCGACATCCCGATCAGGAGCGTGAAATCGCCCGGGACGAACGCGTACGTTATCTCCGGCGGTGCGTGGCTGGGCCGAGACAGGAGGGCCTGGAAGTACGGGCCACCACCCAGTGTCAGGTAGTTCATCGTGCCGCTGTACACGAACAGGAAGAGCCCGGCAAAGCCAGTCTGCACGCTCGCGGGGAGGATCGCGGACAGCGGATGGGTCCGGGAGACCGCATGCACCACCAGGAACCGGAACGCGAAGATGAGCGCCAGCGCCCCGATGAGCGCGTCGTAGACGAAGTTCTGCCCGAGGCTCGTAACCGCCGCGAGCAGGCCGGCGGCCGTGAGCACCGACACGGCGATCAGCAGACTCACCGTCGCGAGCAGCGTCGAACGGTTGAACGTGAACTGCCCGCCCAGCGCCCGATCGATCGGGGCCGTCAGCACGCTCGCGACGACCGTCGGCACGCCCAGATAGAAGACCCCCAGCCAGGCGTCCTCGAAGATATACCGGGAGTCGAAGGCCGCGACGCCGACCAGGGCGGCGACCAGCAGGCCGACGGCCATCGTGGAGTACCAGCGCGGCGTCCGGAAGATGTACCGGGAGAGGCCGGCCAGTTCGCCCTGGTTCGTGGTCATGTTACTGACAGATGTCGCGGAAGTTCGCGAACAGCTCTTCGCCCCGTTCGGTGTGGGCGACCTCGGGGTGCCACTGCACGCCGTAGATATCCCGGTCCGTATCCGACATCGCCTCGACGCCACAGACGTCGCTTTCGGCGGTGCGCTCGAAGCCCGGGGGCACCGTCAGGACTTCGTCGGCGTGGCTCGCCCAGGTTCGAATCGAGGGCGCGAGCGACCCGACAAGTGGATCCGACTCGGAAAGGATCCGGACCTCGACGTCGGCATACCCGCCGTAATCGCCCTCGCCGACCTCGCCGCCGAGTTCCTGAGCGATGAGCTGATGGCCCAGACAGATACCGAGCACGGGGATGTCCAGATCGAGGTACGCCGCCGAGTTTCCCGTCTCCTCGATCGAGGGGCCACCGGAGAGCACCAGCCCGTCGGCGTCGATCTCCTCGGGCGGTGTTTCGTTGTCGATCAGTTCCGTCGAGACCCCATCGAGATCCCGGAGCATCCGGTGCTCCAGATGGGTGAACTGGCCGTGATTGTCGATGACGTGGATATCGATCATTGACGGACTTACCCGGGACGGACTCAAAAACCCATTCGTTCTCAGGGCTCCCGATCGAACCGGTCCGCGGCCGACTCGAAGGACAGCTCCGAGAGTTCCTCGCTCCGACGGGCCTCCGCGGCGGCCAGGGCCTCGGGGGCCGGGTTCGCGTCGTCGTCGATTCGTCCCCAGGAGTCGTGCACGGCGGCGTGACACCAGCGACAGAGCGTGACCGTGATCTCGTGGGAGACCGCTTTTTCGTCGGGATACACGAGGTGGTGGGCTTCGAGCAGGGGCCGGGAGTCCTCGTGGGCCTGGCGACGCTCTTCGAGCCCACAGCGGGCACATTTCTCGGCGGTGCTCGTGTCCCGGTAGTGCGGACAGTCCTGCCAGTCACGCTCGGCCGCACCGACCAGACACTCGAAGTCGGCCGCGCGCCGTCGATCGGCGAACGTGGGGTCCGCTCCGGGGTGGTCCAGCGGGAATCGACACCGCCCCTCGCTCGTGACGTGATCGCAGGGCCCCGCGTGGGCGTAGGGGTCATCGACTCCAACGCTGGTTCCCGTTGGCGTCCGCTTCACGGTCGAAAATCGAACGGCAGAGAGGAATTCTTTTCGCCCCGCCGGTCCGAGC
Proteins encoded:
- a CDS encoding 4-phosphopantoate--beta-alanine ligase, whose amino-acid sequence is MTDCDEIPADHPRHDSLVTRHRIEAGVDAGITSRQGLIAQGRGEAFDYLLGEETIPSADRAARAAAATLLAAEHPVLSVNGNVAALVPEAMVQLAETVDADLEVNLFNRTEKRMAAIESHLEDHGAREVKGRNADARIPGLSHERAKVDADGIKAADVVLVPLEDGDRAQALSEMGKTEIVIDLNPLSRSAQVAAIPIIDNILRAVPRITDHARDLAKAGPEAIEQARTDFDAAEALDAAEARIRDGL
- a CDS encoding thiamine-phosphate synthase family protein, whose product is MKFRAEIVVEEVLPTIRVLLATELRERGLTQQAVAAKLGLSQSAVSKYAQGQVETRDTVAQDERVQALVSELATGLATGDMRPVHALVEIEALLRRLSGPGDIVADLHEAAVPELQDLSYDFSEPGPDQAAIERERARSSVRRGLRVLSQTPGVATLVPHVGSNLVECLPGAASREDVIGIPGRIRDVGGRVDVPADPDFGVSEYVGGVLISAREAGSSARAGLNLAYSDATLAALEDAGHQSVELDIGAADLESAVTTAIDAHPEATVLYHQGAVGIEPIVYLLGPAADGLARTVRRVATELTES
- the dcd gene encoding dCTP deaminase, yielding MILSDGDILDRLESGTLVIEPLDDPALQIQPASVDVRLGEEFLEFQRTNIPSIHPQRENQVSDYVSETNVAEGEEFILHPGDFVLATTKERVEIPSDLVAQVEGRSSLGRLAVITHATAGFVDPGFRGRITLELSNLGTAPVALSPGMRIAQLVFTELTSPAREPYGSERGSKYQDQSGPAASRIGSDAEFEGTQE
- the pth2 gene encoding peptidyl-tRNA hydrolase Pth2 — its product is MKQAIVVRSDLDMGTGKLAAQVAHAALSGYEDAPADAQKEWKNQGQRKVVLEITGERALFEVHENAKAAGLPTALIRDAGRTQLDPDTPTTVSVGPAGNDAVDRITGSLSLF
- the truD gene encoding tRNA pseudouridine(13) synthase TruD; this encodes MRPAHEEERPYGIEWYASDSDGVGGRLRDRPADFRVRERERFDFHPIETDTGDYPWLVCRVTLRNTDTNDFARELSNRLSMSRERVRWAGTKDKRAISTQLFTLKGVDPAEVPAIDGAEIEILGRAGRGLAFGDLLGNDFTVVVRDPDAPNRAETITTELESRFGGRPGVPNYFGHQRFGSYRSITHEVGLAVLRGDWEGAVMAYLGNPSPHEPASTREAREFVAETRDWETALDRFPNRLRYERSMLHTLVDSPADFQGALGTFPENLQRLFVNAAQSAVFNRILSQRLDAGLPFHEPVAGDVVAFADTDAPADFPIPDMDRLQRVSEGRTEVMARHCKRDRAFVTAPLVGTETEFAAGEPGEIERKAMADLGLEPADFELPEPYHSTGTRRAILLRVDPTIQHDPLTFEFGLPKGSYATVLLREYLKVSPRAL
- a CDS encoding hemolysin family protein — encoded protein: MEAVEITLRILAGIALILANGFFVAIEFALTRARQFSKAEFLGTGSRGLERAWEMTQDLELYLTTCQVGITASSIAVGIVAEPALAALFEPFFRNTLLASVGSGGILAFLIINLVHLTHGEQTPTYLGVERSRFVARYGAIPLYWFHWLMSPVITLGDGIAKLTLRLFGIEMTGAWLEGREIESRADLRSEMDSILAQSDIAADRREEVLNALDVGEQPVREVMVPRDRIVALRTTDTADRNLDRIAATPHTRYPLVGDSLTDFRGIVYVPALFEDGSVTADDIDFEAIAAPPMTLSPDVDVSDAIDQFQAEHQELALVFEDGAVVGMVTVTDLLESIMGDIEDPIDVRDR
- a CDS encoding DUF2103 domain-containing protein; this translates as MACRRCGRPLDRPGDYCLSCDTANADAVVLAVEPDRATLTMLYEERVLGVTEIPTTPETESTLSTVQVRNFAGRIADEIRRKRPDSVYVTGDRTVIQALRKQIHYPVYRVPESEPVETVLQRRGEAELDVIDAPPREKIGGSHSTVIGGRDGQRAIETIAGHPNVKKVVPGPIDAGGSGSRTGTRAKVSRSDENGNLRLVLRDGSSVQENRVVTTARDRETGERVREDLNEALIDADLRES
- a CDS encoding 50S ribosomal protein L37ae, with product MSESDRRRRTGSAGRFGARYGRLARRRVAEIEADMHADHVCPECGSPSVDRQGSGIWECGSCGYTFTGGAYRPETPGGRAVIRSIRTALSEDDTTEEATEE
- a CDS encoding DNA-directed RNA polymerase subunit P, which translates into the protein MSYKCSRCKRDVELDEYGGVRCPYCGHRVLLKERSRDIKEVQVE
- a CDS encoding KEOPS complex subunit Pcc1 codes for the protein MHETTVELSYRSSDRAATIEAALRPEVGAIAGDRTTVSLDRAGAELELTVRASDPVALRAGQNTWLGLLEVAETVQTIR
- a CDS encoding S1C family serine protease, yielding MRPLLSAFVIAVFLGALLGAGAGIVVFGADAGPSVDPPAPAETGATDGNLTELYEQTADSVAKLRVETDAGTSQGSGFLYDRRHVVTNAHVVQGATDLTVQFSDGAWRTGTVVGTDPYTDLAVVRVDSVPNGVEPLPLAESVPRPGQPVAAFGSPFGLQGTITHGIVSGVNRSMRVNGGFSVPDTVQTDAPVNPGNSGGPLVSMDGTVVGVNRAKEGDNIGFAISARLVERVVPELIADGSITHSFVGIRTVPVTPSVAAENDLERATGIAVVETTADGPADGVLQAGNWTGTSAGGVPSDADVIVAIDGQPVHSQEDLSRYLMLHTRPGETVSLTVYRGGQRLTVDVTLGERPSPT
- a CDS encoding prefoldin subunit beta, whose product is MQGNLPPEAQEKVEELEDLQETAQKVSMQKQQAETQLTETETALEELENIEPGTTMYREVGELLVETEYDEAQTELEDKADTLEVRVQTLEKQENRVREQFEELQQELQELLSGGAGGMGGGPPSPDGV
- a CDS encoding DUF3194 domain-containing protein; the encoded protein is MVDSDTVVETASEAAHGYVFSRLKKSDVEDIDVTVSFEDQVLEVDVSILAPEVEADLERIADDAARAAGNAVDDLFEQ
- a CDS encoding DUF2070 family protein, whose product is MTTNQGELAGLSRYIFRTPRWYSTMAVGLLVAALVGVAAFDSRYIFEDAWLGVFYLGVPTVVASVLTAPIDRALGGQFTFNRSTLLATVSLLIAVSVLTAAGLLAAVTSLGQNFVYDALIGALALIFAFRFLVVHAVSRTHPLSAILPASVQTGFAGLFLFVYSGTMNYLTLGGGPYFQALLSRPSHAPPEITYAFVPGDFTLLIGMSALYTGVAYAFLRILDRPWRRSLDVSSLDFLRGFIGHIAEGSRELEDFFEEIGEEAVVPVTVLSFRQPDGEEKARFVLPMIHPGPMGDIGGGNLPQRVAESTTGLAFPPHATAGHDFNLVTEREVETLIDAADRAAEQIEYGDSGTRPVRVDVGEASVLGQRFGDDALFVSTFAPGFADDIAYAVGLAAGAEARVEGMDDVLVADAHNSNNGLQGEDLGHVVPGSRRSFELIQAVSDTAASLQAESTGPMELGTAWDPTNWRPEEGIGPLGIRVAVLSVDGEQVAYVLIDGNNMEPGLRDRIIAAIDGVDAVEVMTTDTHIVNTVRSSNQVGGALDQDQLIDRVVELVDRAREDREPVEAGMATEMASVTVFGNDRTESLASQANAVISMGGGLAAAVIVATAAVTLLIFFLT
- a CDS encoding GMP synthase subunit A, which produces MIDIHVIDNHGQFTHLEHRMLRDLDGVSTELIDNETPPEEIDADGLVLSGGPSIEETGNSAAYLDLDIPVLGICLGHQLIAQELGGEVGEGDYGGYADVEVRILSESDPLVGSLAPSIRTWASHADEVLTVPPGFERTAESDVCGVEAMSDTDRDIYGVQWHPEVAHTERGEELFANFRDICQ